One genomic window of Salvelinus alpinus chromosome 17, SLU_Salpinus.1, whole genome shotgun sequence includes the following:
- the LOC139542575 gene encoding calcitonin gene-related peptide type 1 receptor-like, producing MWRIPALWLPVLLLAVEVCHCEDVGTMLSSKEVPNIPLSTTVTRSQILSAQFECYLKIIYDPPRTEAGTFCNRTWDGWLCWDDSAPGTAMQLCPVYFQDFDPSEKATKVCNSDGQWFRHPESNRIWSNYTQCQMYTKDKLTFAFSLYYLAIVGHGLSVVSLIISLCIFSYFKSLSCQRISLHKNMFLSFIFNSICTVIWLSAVANNQQLGASNPIGCKILTVLNQYTFGSNYFWMLCEGIYLHTLIIVAVFVGEQQLGWYYVLGWGFPIIPAITHAVARGLFYDDRCWISSDTHLLYIIHGPVHAALLVNLFFLLNIVRVLITKLQVTHSAESNAYMKVVRATLILIPLLGAQFILVPWRPEGRKARAIYEFIMNIFAHFQGLLVAIIFCFYNAEVQACLRRKWLQTKLVWKWTDSYSHYHTNSSVTETSRATVSLELTAPEGNTIIKPGGSVHYRANGQSNGKRCTNGEMDTPRILETTDI from the exons ATGTGGAGGATCCCAGCGCTATGGCTTCCGGTGCTACTACTGGCCGTTGAG GTATGCCACTGTGAAGATGTGGGGACCATGCTGTCATCCAAGGAGGTGCCCAACATCCCTTTGTCGACCACCGTGACCCGCAGCCAGATCCTCTCAGCTCAGTTTGAGTGCTACCTGAAGATCATCTATGACCCACCACGCACTGAAGCTG GCACATTCTGTAACCGCACGTGGGACGGCTGGCTGTGTTGGGATGACTCTGCACCTGGCACGGCCATGCAGCTCTGCCCTGTGTACTTCCAGGACTTTGACCCCTCGG AGAAAGCGACTAAAGTATGCAACTCGGACGGACAGTGGTTTCGTCACCCTGAGAGCAACCGTATTTGGTCCAATTACACCCAGTGTCAGATGTACACTAAGGACAAACTGACG TTTGCGTTTAGCTTGTACTACTTGGCCATTGTGGGACATGGATTGTCTGTGGTATCTCTCATCATCTCACTCTGCATCTTCTCCTACTTCAA GAGTCTGAGCTGCCAGAGGATCTCCCTCCATAAGAACATGTTCCTGTCCTTTATCTTCAACTCCATCTGCACTGTCATCTGGCTCTCTGCTGTAGCCAACAACCAGCAGCTGGGGGCCAGCAACCCT aTTGGATGCAAGATTCTGACAGTCTTGAACCAGTATACGTTTGGATCCAACTACTTCTGGATGCTGTGTGAGGGGATCTACCTGCACACTCTTATCATCGTGGCTGTGTTTGTGGGAGAGCAGCAGCTGGGCTGGTACTATGTCCTGGGTTGGG GCTTCCCCATCATTCCTGCCATCACACATGCTGTGGCCCGTGGGCTCTTCTATGATGACAG ATGCTGGATCAGTTCTGACACACACCTGCTCTACATCATCCATGGGCCTGTCCATGCTGCCCTGCTG GTGAACCTGTTCTTCCTGCTCAATATAGTGCGTGTGTTGATCACCAAGCTGCAGGTGACCCACAGTGCAGAGTCTAATGCCTATATGAAGGTGGTGAGAGCTACTCTCATCCTGATCCCTCTGCTGGGAGCCCAGTTCATCCTGGTTCCCTGGAGGCCAGAGGGACGTAAGGCCAGGGCCATCTACGAGTTCATCATgaacatttttgcacatttccAG GGACTGCTGGTCGCAATTATATTCTGCTTTTACAATGCAGAG GTGCAGGCATGTCTTAGGAGGAAATGGTTACAGACTAAGCTGGTGTGGAAATGGACAGATTCCTACTCCCACTACCACACCAACTCCTCTGTGACCGAGACGAGTCGTGCTACAGTTAGCCTGGAGCTCACCGCTCCTGAGGGGAACACCATCATTAAGCCAGGTGGTAGTGTGCACTACCGAGCCAATGGACAGAGCAACGGCAAACGCTGCACCAACGGGGAGATGGACACGCCCAGGATCCTGGAGACCACGGACATCTGA